The sequence CCGAGCAGATCGCGGGCCACTTCGAGGACGTCAGAACGTGTGTAGAATTCGCGAGGAAGCTTTTTATCCACAGATTACATAGATGGAGTCAGTACCGGGAGCGGTAGCGACCGGGTAACCCCACAGATCAAGATGATAATCCACCTGGTCGCATCCACCACTCCACGCGGGCTGCCCGCGCGGGACCCCGATCCGCTCCCGATACTGACCTCGCTGGGCCACTAGCCTCTTTCACCTCATCCGCCACAGCATCACTGCTGTAATTACAAATCCGATCACGACAATTGCGCGGCGGATGACTAACGGACCGACCCGCCGCGCCGTTCGCGCGCCGACGTAGCCGCCGAGCAAGGCGGCGACCGCCATCAAGAGCGCTATTCGCCACTCGACCAGGTAGGAAATCGCGAAAGCGATCACCGCGACGCTGTTGATACAGATGCCGAGAAAGTTCTTGATGCCGTTCGCGCGATGAATGTCGCTCAAGCCGAGCAGGCCCATCGCCGCCAGCATCCAAATGCCGTTACCAGCCCCGAAATAACCGCCGTACATGGCCGAAAAAAACTGAACGATGATGGCGATCGTCCACCAACTTCTCTGGGAACCTGACGTGGGCGACGGCACATGCAGCCAGCGATTCACCGGGCCTTGCAGCATGAACAAAACCGTCGCGAACAAAATCAGAAACGGCACCAGGCGCGCGAATGTCGGTGAAGGTGTCACGATCAGAAGCCAGGCGCCCACGCCGCCGCCGACCATGCTCACTGCGCCCAGGCGCATAAGAATCAAAGAGCTGTCGCTCATCTCGCGGCGATAACCGAACAGACCTCCAAACAGCCCGGGCCACAGCGCGACGGTGCTGGTCGCGTTCGCAACTTTCGGATCGAGTCCTAACCAAATCAGGAGCGGAAACGTTAGCAGCGTCCCCCCACCCGCAATCGAATTCACGACGCCGGCGATGAACGCGGCCGCGAACATCAATCCGATTTCGAGGAGAGACATGCGCGACAGTGTAAGGGCAAAGCTAAAAGGGCAAAAGGGGGAAGACTTCTCTGTGTCTCAGTGGCGCTCAGTGTCTCTGTGGTGAACGTACACGGGAGAGACTCAACCACAGAGGCACTGAGGGCTCACAGAGACACAGAGAACTACATCACGTCAGG is a genomic window of Pyrinomonadaceae bacterium containing:
- a CDS encoding sulfite exporter TauE/SafE family protein — encoded protein: MSLLEIGLMFAAAFIAGVVNSIAGGGTLLTFPLLIWLGLDPKVANATSTVALWPGLFGGLFGYRREMSDSSLILMRLGAVSMVGGGVGAWLLIVTPSPTFARLVPFLILFATVLFMLQGPVNRWLHVPSPTSGSQRSWWTIAIIVQFFSAMYGGYFGAGNGIWMLAAMGLLGLSDIHRANGIKNFLGICINSVAVIAFAISYLVEWRIALLMAVAALLGGYVGARTARRVGPLVIRRAIVVIGFVITAVMLWRMR